The Rhizobium favelukesii DNA segment CGTGAAATCGACTTTCCGACCGACCGCCGTGGCGGCTATCACCTGATCGATCAGGCCGAGGCAATGCTGTCGAAACTGCTTGCGGATATGGGTATCGCCCGCGAGCTTGTGCTCGTGACGGCGATAGCGACACCCGGTGTCGTCGATCCAGCCACGGGTGCGCTCTCCATGGCGCCGAACCTGGCCGATATCGGCGGCATCGATATCGCCACGACGCTCAGCGAAAGACTTGGCTGTCCCGTCGTGCTTGAAAACGATGTCAATGCAGCGGTGATAGGCGAGTCCTGGCAGGGATGCGCAACCGCGATCGATACCGTCGCTTTCATATCACTGGGGACAGGTATCGGACTGGGCGTGCTGCAGGATGGCAAGCTGATGCGCGGCGCAAGCGGAGCGGCCGGCGAAATCTCCTATATGCCGTTTGGCGCAGATCCCTATGCTGAGGAAAGCCTTGAACGCGGCGCCCTGGAATGCGCGATCGCGGCTCGCGGGATCAGCGACCTGTATGCTCGTTCCGGCGGTGCCAAGGAGACCTCCGTACGTGACATTCTGGCACTTGCCGACAAGGGCGATCCGCTTGCGATGGACGTCATCGGCAAAGCGTCCGACATCGCCGCACTCCTTGTTGTGTCCGTCAATGCAATCGTGGATCCCAAGGCCGTCGTTCTGGGTGGTAGCATTGGCCGCCATCCACTGATCGTCGAGCGTGTTCGGCAAGGCATTGCAAAAGCCAGTCGTCGCACCATCGATGTCAAAGCCAGTGTTCTTGGCGGCCGTGCGACACTCCTGGGGGCGCTTGCCATCGGTCTGAACCACGTTCACAATCTGCTTTTCTCCCCTCAGGCCCTGCCGGAGCTGCGGCGCCTACCGCCGCCACCGCTTTAATCCTCAGGCCATTCTTTGGCCTAGAGTGCCAGCCAACCGGGCATATTTTGCACGAGCCTATCCCTGTGCTTTCAGAGAACGCACTGACCAGCTTTTGGAGAAAATTACGTTCGTCATCTTGACGAACTAATTGGTTCCACGCAAACTGCGGTCAAATTTGAAGGAGGCATCCGATCAATCGGCGTGCCTGCGCTGCAGATGGTTGCATTGAAGGAAGCGTTTCATGGCTGGTCTCCAATTGAACGACATCAAGAAGAGCTTCGGCCATCATGCGATCCTTCATGGTATCGATCTCGATGTAGGAGAGGGTGAGTTCGTTGTGCTCGTTGGCCCTTCCGGTTGCGGCAAGTCGACATTGCTTCGACTTATCGCCGGCCTTGAAAGCGCCAGCTCCGGTCAGATCATCATTGACAACGACGATGTCACGACGGCGCCCCCAGGCGATCGCGGGATTGCGATGGTGTTTCAATCCTACGCCTTGTACCCGCACATGACGGTTGCAAAGAACCTTTCCTTCGGCCTCGAGAACCTCAAGATGAACCGCGCAGAGATCGATCAGCGGGTGATGGAAGCGGCAAGGATGCTGGCGATCGAGCCTCTCCTCGATCGACGCCCTAAGCAGCTCTCGGGTGGTCAACGGCAACGGGTGGCTATCGGCCGCGCGATCGTCAGGAATCCCAAACTGTTCTTGTTCGATGAACCGTTGTCCAATCTAGATGCTGCGCTTCGCGTGCAGACGCGGGGCGAGATCAGCCGCCTGCACAAGCGGCTGGGCGCGACGATGGTCTATGTGACGCACGACCAGATTGAAGCCATGACAATGGCGGATCGCATCGTCGTCCTGAATGCCGGTCGCGTCGAACAGATCGGCACCCCACTGGAACTATTCGCCGCGCCGGCCAACAAGTTCGTTGCGGGCTTCATCGGTTCGCCGCAGATGAACTTCTTCGAGGGCACGCTGCTTTGCTCGGGACCGGGTGGCGTCGCGGTGGAAGTGCCGGGCTTCGAGGTCGTAAATCTGCCCGTCGAAGCTGCAAATGCGGTGCCTGGACAAGCCGTTATCCTCGGCGTGCGGCCGAGCCATTTTGAACTTGTCAAGGATGGCGGGGCAAACGGGCTTGCGGTCCGTTTCAACGTCGACTACGCCGAGAGTATCGGAACCGACACCTATGTCTACGGCAAGCTCGAAGGAAGCGAGACTGCGACGATCGCCCATTTGTCGGACCACGTCGCTGTAGAAGATCAGTCGTCCCTTTCGCTGGCTGTACAGCCGCAACGGGTTCATCTCTTTGATTCAGAAAGCAGCGTCAATCTGAACAGGGCAACTTTTGCCGGTTGATGATCCGCCGCGAACCCGCACGATCATGTGCATGGAGCCGCACGGCGCTCGGCGATCGTGGTCTTTCACTGTTGTGGGGCTCAAATCAACAGGACATCAGGTCGGAACATCGAAATCAACCAACCCGCAGCGCTTCGTGGGGCGCTGTCTCATGGCTTGATGCGTGGTGGCCATTTGTCGAAGAGCGATTGCGAATTGCCCTTCTCTCATGCCTTCCCGTCGGAATGATCGCCAGCGTTCAGCGGCACGAACAATCCGAGTTTAACATCCCTCAACACGACATTGGTGTGCATGCGGCGGATCTGGGGATTTTCCTTCATGATCAAGGCGGCGACGTCGTCGTAGTGTTCGACGTCCCGGGCCGTGATGATCGCGATCAAATCCACCGCTCCAGTCACATAGTAGACCTGCTGAATGTGATCCTGCTTTTCTGCCCAAAGACGGAACTTCGCCAGCGCATCGTAATTGTCCCGCTCGATCTCCATCCCGACGATAAACACCATCGATGTTCCCGTCGCCTTCCGATCGACCACGGCGACCTCCGCCCTGATGATTCCATCTTCGCGCAGGCGCTTCAATCGCCTCTGCACGGCCGAGACAGACAATCCGACCTGTTCGGCAATGGTTTCGGCCTTAAGCTGACAGTCGCGCTGAACGATATCAAGAATGTCACGGTCGAAACGATCCAATTGTTCCATTGCTTCCAGTCCAATTGTCGCTGCAGGACATCATGTATTCTGCCGCAGTTGACGCGCGAGAAAGATTATTTTGCACAAATTGTGCAAAATAGGTGAAAAATTCGCGAAAAAGCCGCGCAATTTTATCATTATCCTCCGCAAACTCAATGCAGCCGGAACCCCGCATGTCAGATCAACCCTTTCTTTCTCTTCGTGTCGATGACCTTCATAAAAGCTTTGGCTCGCAACAGGTTCTCAAGGGTGTCTCGGCGCGGGCCCATAAGTCGGATGTGATTTCGATCATCGGCTCGTCAGGCTCCGGCAAGAGCACGTTTCTCAGATGTATCAATTTTCTCGAAACGCCAGACCGTGGCCGCATTGCCGTGAACGGTGAGGAGATCGCGATGAAGATGGGCCGCAGCGGCCGGCTGCAGCCACGCAGCTGGCGGCAGATCGAACGGCTGCGGACCGGATTGGGGATGGTCTTTCAGAGTTTCAATCTGTGGGCCCATCGCACGGTTCTGGAAAATGTCATCGAGGCGCCGGTGCACGTCATGGGCATTTCGCGCCGCGAGGCCGTCGAAAAGGCTGAAGCCTTGCTTCACAAGGTTGGCCTCTTTGAAAAGCGCGACACCTACCCCGCTTTCCTCTCCGGCGGTCAGCAGCAGCGCGCGGCGATTGCCAGGGCGCTATGCGTAGATCCCGCTGTCATGCTGTTCGACGAGCCGACATCGGCACTTGATCCGGAGCTCGTTGGCGAAGTCCTTAAAGTCATCCGCGATCTCGCAGAAGAAGGCCGAACCATGCTGATTGTCACGCATGAAATGCGCTTCGCGCGGGATGTATCGAACCGTGTCCTCTTTCTGCATCAGGGACGGATCGAGGAGGAAGGCCCGCCCGAGCAAATATTTGGAGCGCCCGTTAGCGCCCGCTGTCGGGAGTTCACCGGCTTGCGCGCCCCCTAATGCGCGAACCGAGCTGTCGTCGATAACACAAACCAGGAGAATCCTGCGAATGAAACTGCTCCCCACGCTTCTTGCCGGCGCAGCACTTGCGCTTTCCGCCATCACGGCGCAGGCAGAAGTCCGCTTCGGCGTCATGAATGAATCCTATCCGCCTTTCTTTGCCAAGGATGCCTCGGGCCATTGGCAGGGATGGGAAATCGACCTTATGGACGCTGTCTGCGAAGCAATGAAGGAGAAATGCTCGATCGTCGACATTTCATGGGATGGTCTCATTCCGGCTCTTGAGAGCAAGAAGTTCGACGTGATCTGGTCATCGATGTCGAACACGGCGGAACGCTCGAAGGTGATCGACTTCACCGACAAGTACTACAACACCCCGAGCAGCCTGATCGGTCCCAAAGACCAGAAGCCGGGCGCAACCGCCGATGACGTGCAGGGAAAGACGATTGGCATTCAGGTGTCGACGATCCAATCGGAATACTACAAGAAGTATTTTGCCAAGGTTGCGCAGGAAAAGACCTACCAAACACTCGACGAGGCTTTTCAGGATCTCGCGTCCGGCCGCATCGACTATGTCTTTGGTGATTTTCTGGCGCTTGACGCTTTCCTCAAAAGTGACGGGGGAAAGGATTGCTGCGCCAGGACGGGGGACGTCGCCGACGACAAGGAGGTTCTCGGAGCTGGAGTTGCGGGTGGTTTGCGTAAGGAAGACACGCAGCTGAAAGCCAAGTTGAATGCGGCCATCGCCGCCGTCCGTGTTAGCGGCAAATATGACGCCATCACCAAGAAATACTTCGATTTCGACATCTACGGCGCAAAGTAAGCAATCTGAACGATGGCGACCACGCAACATAGTGTTCTGGACCTTTTATCGCCCTATCCTCCGGGATGGGGTGGAGTTCTCCTGGCAGGTGCCGCCTCCACGGTCGCCATCTCAGCCTGTGCCTTCGCCGTCGGCCTGTTGCTCGGCACGGGCGGCGCCATCGGAAAGCTTTCGGGCAATCGCATGTTCCGCCTGCTGCTCGATCTCTATACCACGGTGATGCGCGCTGTTCCCGAGCTGATCCTGATCGTCGGGCTCTATTACGCGGGCACGGATGGCCTTAACCGGCTGCTCGCTGCGTTGAACCTGCCGCCAATCACTGTGAACGGCTTCATCGCAGCCGTCGCTGTGCTGGGCTTCGTGCAGGGTGCGTACATGACAGAGGTGCTGCGCGGTGCGATCCTCGCCATTCCAGCTGGCCAGATCGAGGCTGCCAAGGCCTTCGGCATGGGACCCGTGTTGAGGTTTCGCCGCGTCTTGCTGCCGGCGCTTTTGCCAAATGCGCTGCCAGGTCTTGCCAATTTGTGGATGTCAATCACAAAGGACAGTGCGCTGGTCGCTGTCGTCGGTTATCAGGAGCTGGCGCTCGCCACCCGTCTTGCCGGGGCAAGCACCAAACATTACTTCGTCTTTTTCCTTGCCTCAGCCCTTCTTTACCTCGCCATCACGCTCGTTTCCAATCTTGCCCTTAAACTGGTCGAGGGGCGTGTACGGCAGGGACAACCAAGCCTTGCCTGAAGAAAGCGCTATGAGTTTCACCTGGATCTCTTCCTACTTTCCGCTGCTTTTGACGGGCGCCTGGCAGACTGTTTCGTTGCTGGCGATCTCCGTGGTGTTCGGGTTCATCATCGCCATAGGTCTCGCCTTCGCACAGGTCAGCGGCGGCAGATTTATGCGGCTCTTCGCCCGCAGCTACTGCACCTTTTTGCGCGGCACACCGTTGCTGATACAGCTATGGCTCCTCTACTACGGGATCGGCTCGCTATTGCCCCTGGTCCCCGGCATCCGCCAAAGCCTTTTCTGGCCAATCTTGCGCGAGGGCTTCTTCTTCGCAGCCGTAAGTTTTACGCTGAACTATGCCGCCTATGAGGCGGAGGTGTTGCGCGGTGCACTGCTTGCCGTTCCCAAAGGCGAGCTCGAAGCCGGCCGAGCCTTTGGCCTGTCGCCCTTCACACTCACCCGCCGCATCTGGCTGCCACGCGCTATCCGGATCGCCCTGCCAACCATAGCAGGAGAGATCGTCATGCAGCTCAAGGCGACGCCGCTTGCCTTTACGATTACGGTGATGGATCTCTACGCCGTGGCAAACAAGGTTCGACAGGACACGCTGCTCGTCTACGAACCGTTGCTCGTCGTCACCCTCTTCTATCTCGCTCTGACCGCATTGATCTCCCGCGTCTTTCGAGCTGTCGAAGGGCAGGTGCCGGTTCGACGTTAGGTCACACGAAAAGGCACTGGCCCTGATCCCTTGTGCGCGCCGACGCGAACTGCGCACACCTCACCCACTTTGTTATGAAAAGCTCGCCGCTGCCGACGGCGACCGCCTGAATGGAGACCTCCTCATGAGCACAACGCGAATTCTCGATGGCGGCATGAGCCGCGAGCTCCTGCGACTTGGCGCCGAACTGAAACAGCCGGAATGGTCGGCATTGGCGCTGATCGAGGCGCCCGACATCGTACGCAAGGTACACCAGGAATTCATCGCCGCCGGATCGCAGGTCATTACCACCAACAGCTATGCGCTTGTGCCCTTTCATATCGGCAAGGAGCGGTTCCACAAGGAGGGTGCGGCGTTGATACGCCTCGCTGGTCGCCTGGCGCGCGAAGCCGCCGATGCCGTCACCGATCGGAAGGTGCTGGTCGCCGGTTCGCTGCCTCCGATCTTCGGCTCCTACGAACCACAGAACTTCCAGCCTTCGCGCGCTCAGGACTATCTCAAGGTGCTTGTCGAAAACCTCAGTCCTTTCGTCGATATATGGCTCGGCGAGACGTTGAGCCTGATCGCGGAGGGAGAGGCTGTCGGCAAGGCCGTGGCAACCACCGACAAGCCACTGTGGATTTCGTTCACATTGGCAGATGACGAGGCAAACATCAGGAGCGACGAACCGAGGCTTCGCTCTGACGAAACGGTCGAGGACGCGGCATTCTGGGCGGTTTCGTCCAGCGCCGAGGCCCTGTTATTTAATTGCAGCAAGCCTGAGGTCATGAAGGCGGCGGTGGAGACGACAGCGCGTGTGTTTCGGAAAATGAACGCTCACATCGAAATCGGCGTCTACGCCAATGCCTTTGAAGGGGAGCAAGGCGCAGCAGCCGCCAATGAAGGCCTGCACGATACCCGCAACGACCTGACCGATGATACTTATTCGCGCTTTGCCTGTTCATGGGCCGAAGCAGGTGCGACGATAATCGGCGGCTGCTGCGGCATCGGCGCTGGCCATATCCATCGGCTCAAGAAAACCTTACTGGGCTGAGCCCATGTGTGGCGCAGGTGCCTTCGTCACACGCTGTCAAGGTCAAGCTATCACGAGGGTGGGCCCAATTGACATGATCCCGCAGCGCCTGGCTGCCCGAAGGCGATCAATTTCGATCTCGCAGATGCGCACCGCCCGATCGTGCTAAGACGCCGTTTGGGCAGGTTGGAGAGCGGACGACGAGAACACACGCGCGACTGCGGTGTATGACACTGGCGTTGTGTGGCCGATGGCGCAGCGCTGCCCTTATGGGTAGGCAGTCGCGCCGTCCGGCTTGCGGGTGATCTTGCGTTCCCAATGGACGTAGTCTTCCTTGATGAGCGCCTTTTCGTCAATTTCGATGCCCCAGCCTGGTCGGTCCGGTCTCAGCTCCATATGCCCGTCGACGGGCATATAGGGATCGGTCGCCCAAGGGGCATATTCATGCGGCTTGAACTCCAGAATCTTGAAGTTCGGCTGCGCTGCACAGAAATGAATATTGACCGCTGTGGCCAGCGGCCCCATTGGATTGTGCGGTGCGATCGTCACATAGTGTGCCTCCGCAATGGCGGCGATGCGGCGCATTTCGGTGACGCCGCCGACCACGCAGATGTCAGGCTGGATAATGTCGGCGCCGCGCGCGCTCAACAGCGACAGAAATTCAAAGCGCGAGTAAAGTGACTCACCCGTTGCAAGCGGCACCGTCACGTTCGATTTTAGCTCCGCCCAGGCGGGAATGTGTTCCGGGCGGATCGGCTCCTCGTAAAAAAGCGGATCATAGGGCGCGATCGCGGCAGCGAGCTGGGCGGCCTGGTAGGGCTCATAGATCTTTGCATGGGCATCGAATGCGAATTCGAAATGCGACGGCGTGAGGTCCCGGATCTTGCCGAACCAGTCACCCGTTTCTTTGACCAGTTCGCCCCATCGGCCGGCATGCAGATCGCGCCGGTAGGGGCTGAGCTTGAAAGCCGTATAGCCATAGGTCTCGTTCAGCTTGAATGTTTGGTCGCGTGCGGCTTGCGGGTCGGGTGCGGTATAGACGCCGCAATAGACGCGAACGCGGTCGCGCACATTTCCGCCGAGCAGCATGTACACCGGAAGGCCGGCCGCCTTTCCTGCAATATCCCACAATGCATGATCGATCGCCGAAATTGCGGCCAAACCCAAGGCACCTGGCGGAAAACGGCATTGCTGGTTGAGCTTGAGCACCAGGAACTCAACGCGCCGCGGGTCTTGTCCCTCGATCTGGTGAAAGAGATAGTCGAGTAGGGGAGGCAGGGACCAGTCAGGTCCATGGTTGTAGGCTTCTCCCCAACCCGAAATGCCTTCGCTCGTTTCGATCTTGACCAGCAGGCGCGGGCGATCGTCCACCCTTTGCATGTAGGTCTTCAGGGCAGTGATGTGCATGTCGTTGTATCCTCAGGCTGCGCGGCCAAGCTCGCTGACGCGCGCAACAATCGTCTTGAGTTCGGCGCGTTCTGCTTCCGTCAGCGCTTCAACGCCTGGAATGCGCACTGGTCCGACGTCGTTACCGAGCATACCGAGCGCCTCCTTCACCACGGTTACATTGGCGCCGTTCAGATACTTCGTGCGCATGGCCTCGAATCCGGCAATGTCATCGATGAGCGCACGCGCGCCAGCATAGTCCCCCCTTTCCAGCGCTTGATGGATTGCGTGCGATCGCTCAGGGAAGACATTGACGAGGCCCGAGGTAAAGCCCCGCGCGCCCATGGCATAAAAAGCAGGCGCCCATCCCTCTGCAAGACCGCAAACCCAGATCGCAGATGCATCCTTCGTCGCGCGGATCACCTCGGCGAGAAGCATCAGGTTGCCGGAGGCGAACTTGATGCCGGCAATGTTGGGATGGAGGGCAAGCTTTCGGAAGTCGGCCACCGAGAACGTATCGCTTCGAACATAGGCAATGACGGGAACGCTCGAGGCTTCCGCAAGCTCCAGGAAATACTTGGCCTGGTAGCTTGGACCTGCAAATGGGTCCATCGGGTGATGGCCCATGATGGCGTCTGCGCCATCGGCAATCGCCTGGCGTGCCAGCGCCTTGGCATCGCTAAGCGAGCGACCGACGGCGGCGCTGACAAGGGATTTCCCGTCGGCTGCCGTGATCGTCGTTGCGTGAACATGACGGATCTCTTCCAGCGTCAGCGTAAAGAATTCTCCGGTATTGCCAGCGGCCATCAGATTGTGAACGCCGGCGCCCGCAAGGCGGCTGATGAGGGCCGACAGTTTGGTGCTGTCGATGCTGCCATCCTTCTGATAGGGCGTCACGGGAACGCCTGAAATACCCGTCAGAGCCTTGCGGATTTTCTTCATTGCCTCGGTCACGTCAAATGTCCTCGTTCTTCTCGAATACGATTTTGAGGTAAGTCTCACCGGAGCGCACCACGTGGTCGCGCATCACACGCTCGGCCTTGTCGCTGTTGCCGGAAATGATGGCCGCAGCGATCGCGGCATGTTCTGACAGGGCCTTGTCGCGCTCTTGCGGATCGGAGTGAATGACGCGTCGGATGCTTGCGTCATAGAACTGCTGCCGTTCGATCATCCGCGCGAGATACGCACACCTCGACGACACATGGATCTGGTCGTGAAACGTCTCGTTGAGCGCAATCAACTCGTCTGGCGATCCCGCTGCGGTTGCCGTTTTCA contains these protein-coding regions:
- a CDS encoding dihydrodipicolinate synthase family protein — its product is MKKIRKALTGISGVPVTPYQKDGSIDSTKLSALISRLAGAGVHNLMAAGNTGEFFTLTLEEIRHVHATTITAADGKSLVSAAVGRSLSDAKALARQAIADGADAIMGHHPMDPFAGPSYQAKYFLELAEASSVPVIAYVRSDTFSVADFRKLALHPNIAGIKFASGNLMLLAEVIRATKDASAIWVCGLAEGWAPAFYAMGARGFTSGLVNVFPERSHAIHQALERGDYAGARALIDDIAGFEAMRTKYLNGANVTVVKEALGMLGNDVGPVRIPGVEALTEAERAELKTIVARVSELGRAA
- a CDS encoding homocysteine S-methyltransferase family protein, with amino-acid sequence MSTTRILDGGMSRELLRLGAELKQPEWSALALIEAPDIVRKVHQEFIAAGSQVITTNSYALVPFHIGKERFHKEGAALIRLAGRLAREAADAVTDRKVLVAGSLPPIFGSYEPQNFQPSRAQDYLKVLVENLSPFVDIWLGETLSLIAEGEAVGKAVATTDKPLWISFTLADDEANIRSDEPRLRSDETVEDAAFWAVSSSAEALLFNCSKPEVMKAAVETTARVFRKMNAHIEIGVYANAFEGEQGAAAANEGLHDTRNDLTDDTYSRFACSWAEAGATIIGGCCGIGAGHIHRLKKTLLG
- a CDS encoding ROK family transcriptional regulator, which translates into the protein MALTENAPPVLRQISVRAVMDVLLHAGPTSRAELSKITGLSKQTMSEVIRTLEEGGWVREKGVTSGRIGRTAITYEVNGDAGYAVGVDMGATTTRIVLGNIVGNVVREIDFPTDRRGGYHLIDQAEAMLSKLLADMGIARELVLVTAIATPGVVDPATGALSMAPNLADIGGIDIATTLSERLGCPVVLENDVNAAVIGESWQGCATAIDTVAFISLGTGIGLGVLQDGKLMRGASGAAGEISYMPFGADPYAEESLERGALECAIAARGISDLYARSGGAKETSVRDILALADKGDPLAMDVIGKASDIAALLVVSVNAIVDPKAVVLGGSIGRHPLIVERVRQGIAKASRRTIDVKASVLGGRATLLGALAIGLNHVHNLLFSPQALPELRRLPPPPL
- a CDS encoding ABC transporter ATP-binding protein; protein product: MSDQPFLSLRVDDLHKSFGSQQVLKGVSARAHKSDVISIIGSSGSGKSTFLRCINFLETPDRGRIAVNGEEIAMKMGRSGRLQPRSWRQIERLRTGLGMVFQSFNLWAHRTVLENVIEAPVHVMGISRREAVEKAEALLHKVGLFEKRDTYPAFLSGGQQQRAAIARALCVDPAVMLFDEPTSALDPELVGEVLKVIRDLAEEGRTMLIVTHEMRFARDVSNRVLFLHQGRIEEEGPPEQIFGAPVSARCREFTGLRAP
- a CDS encoding ABC transporter ATP-binding protein, encoding MAGLQLNDIKKSFGHHAILHGIDLDVGEGEFVVLVGPSGCGKSTLLRLIAGLESASSGQIIIDNDDVTTAPPGDRGIAMVFQSYALYPHMTVAKNLSFGLENLKMNRAEIDQRVMEAARMLAIEPLLDRRPKQLSGGQRQRVAIGRAIVRNPKLFLFDEPLSNLDAALRVQTRGEISRLHKRLGATMVYVTHDQIEAMTMADRIVVLNAGRVEQIGTPLELFAAPANKFVAGFIGSPQMNFFEGTLLCSGPGGVAVEVPGFEVVNLPVEAANAVPGQAVILGVRPSHFELVKDGGANGLAVRFNVDYAESIGTDTYVYGKLEGSETATIAHLSDHVAVEDQSSLSLAVQPQRVHLFDSESSVNLNRATFAG
- a CDS encoding ABC transporter permease; this encodes MSFTWISSYFPLLLTGAWQTVSLLAISVVFGFIIAIGLAFAQVSGGRFMRLFARSYCTFLRGTPLLIQLWLLYYGIGSLLPLVPGIRQSLFWPILREGFFFAAVSFTLNYAAYEAEVLRGALLAVPKGELEAGRAFGLSPFTLTRRIWLPRAIRIALPTIAGEIVMQLKATPLAFTITVMDLYAVANKVRQDTLLVYEPLLVVTLFYLALTALISRVFRAVEGQVPVRR
- a CDS encoding Lrp/AsnC family transcriptional regulator — encoded protein: MEQLDRFDRDILDIVQRDCQLKAETIAEQVGLSVSAVQRRLKRLREDGIIRAEVAVVDRKATGTSMVFIVGMEIERDNYDALAKFRLWAEKQDHIQQVYYVTGAVDLIAIITARDVEHYDDVAALIMKENPQIRRMHTNVVLRDVKLGLFVPLNAGDHSDGKA
- a CDS encoding mandelate racemase/muconate lactonizing enzyme family protein, which translates into the protein MHITALKTYMQRVDDRPRLLVKIETSEGISGWGEAYNHGPDWSLPPLLDYLFHQIEGQDPRRVEFLVLKLNQQCRFPPGALGLAAISAIDHALWDIAGKAAGLPVYMLLGGNVRDRVRVYCGVYTAPDPQAARDQTFKLNETYGYTAFKLSPYRRDLHAGRWGELVKETGDWFGKIRDLTPSHFEFAFDAHAKIYEPYQAAQLAAAIAPYDPLFYEEPIRPEHIPAWAELKSNVTVPLATGESLYSRFEFLSLLSARGADIIQPDICVVGGVTEMRRIAAIAEAHYVTIAPHNPMGPLATAVNIHFCAAQPNFKILEFKPHEYAPWATDPYMPVDGHMELRPDRPGWGIEIDEKALIKEDYVHWERKITRKPDGATAYP
- a CDS encoding ABC transporter permease; translated protein: MATTQHSVLDLLSPYPPGWGGVLLAGAASTVAISACAFAVGLLLGTGGAIGKLSGNRMFRLLLDLYTTVMRAVPELILIVGLYYAGTDGLNRLLAALNLPPITVNGFIAAVAVLGFVQGAYMTEVLRGAILAIPAGQIEAAKAFGMGPVLRFRRVLLPALLPNALPGLANLWMSITKDSALVAVVGYQELALATRLAGASTKHYFVFFLASALLYLAITLVSNLALKLVEGRVRQGQPSLA
- a CDS encoding transporter substrate-binding domain-containing protein; amino-acid sequence: MKLLPTLLAGAALALSAITAQAEVRFGVMNESYPPFFAKDASGHWQGWEIDLMDAVCEAMKEKCSIVDISWDGLIPALESKKFDVIWSSMSNTAERSKVIDFTDKYYNTPSSLIGPKDQKPGATADDVQGKTIGIQVSTIQSEYYKKYFAKVAQEKTYQTLDEAFQDLASGRIDYVFGDFLALDAFLKSDGGKDCCARTGDVADDKEVLGAGVAGGLRKEDTQLKAKLNAAIAAVRVSGKYDAITKKYFDFDIYGAK